A section of the Alkalihalobacillus sp. LMS39 genome encodes:
- a CDS encoding 2Fe-2S iron-sulfur cluster binding domain-containing protein, producing MQKKLTVGSLIEGKQNNIHIENAIVEKKTVEKQEKRKTKEVEKKSIEIEQHGRRYEVQPEQNVSVLEQALNQKVPIDYKCKKGSCGKCEVTIVSGHGMLSKRTDEEIAKLTEPTHRLACQAVFQQYY from the coding sequence ATGCAAAAAAAATTAACGGTAGGCTCATTAATAGAAGGGAAACAAAACAACATACATATTGAAAACGCTATTGTTGAGAAAAAAACGGTAGAAAAACAAGAAAAGCGAAAAACAAAAGAAGTTGAAAAAAAGTCCATTGAGATTGAGCAACATGGTCGTCGGTATGAAGTTCAACCGGAACAAAACGTAAGTGTCTTAGAACAAGCCTTAAATCAAAAGGTACCGATTGATTATAAGTGTAAAAAAGGTTCTTGTGGAAAGTGTGAAGTTACGATAGTGTCAGGTCATGGCATGTTATCAAAGCGAACAGACGAAGAAATAGCCAAATTAACAGAACCTACACATAGATTAGCATGCCAGGCTGTTTTTCAACAATACTACTAG
- a CDS encoding family 1 encapsulin nanocompartment shell protein: MKTKLYADAPLNEKQWNELDETVIESARRQLVGRRFIDLYGPLGEGVQTVTNDIYENQELGNISYHGESTELSSPTRRVNLSVPLLYKDFMLYWRDLQYAKALDNPIDFSAAAHAAQQCALLEDDLIFNGSKEFDLPGVLNVKGKLTHLRSDWMTSGNAFSDVVEARNKLLRMGHTGPYALVLSPELYALLHRVHQGTNVLEIEHVRELMTAGVFQSPMIKGRRGVIVDAGKQNLDLAIGQDFETAFIDDENMNHVFRVYESAVLRIKRPSAICTLEDPEGNE; the protein is encoded by the coding sequence ATGAAAACGAAATTATATGCAGATGCACCATTAAACGAAAAACAATGGAATGAATTAGATGAAACGGTGATTGAAAGTGCCCGTAGACAGTTAGTTGGTCGACGTTTTATTGACTTGTATGGCCCGTTAGGAGAAGGGGTTCAAACGGTTACGAATGATATTTATGAAAATCAAGAATTAGGAAATATTAGCTATCACGGTGAATCAACGGAATTATCATCACCAACAAGGCGTGTAAATTTAAGTGTTCCTCTTTTGTATAAGGATTTTATGCTGTATTGGCGTGACCTGCAATATGCGAAAGCATTAGATAATCCAATTGACTTTTCTGCTGCTGCACATGCGGCACAGCAGTGTGCATTGTTAGAAGATGACCTTATTTTCAATGGCTCAAAAGAGTTTGATTTACCAGGTGTATTGAATGTAAAAGGAAAATTGACACATTTACGCTCAGATTGGATGACTTCTGGAAACGCATTTAGTGATGTAGTTGAAGCAAGAAATAAACTTTTACGAATGGGACATACAGGTCCTTATGCGCTCGTCTTATCTCCTGAACTATATGCATTGCTACACCGCGTTCATCAAGGCACAAATGTACTTGAAATTGAACATGTCCGTGAACTTATGACAGCGGGAGTTTTCCAGTCTCCGATGATTAAAGGGAGACGTGGCGTCATTGTAGATGCAGGAAAACAAAACTTAGATTTAGCGATTGGTCAAGATTTTGAAACGGCATTTATTGATGATGAGAATATGAATCATGTATTCAGAGTATATGAGTCAGCCGTATTACGAATCAAACGACCAAGTGCGATTTGTACGTTAGAAGATCCTGAAGGAAACGAATAA
- a CDS encoding IMEF encapsulin system ferritin-like cargo protein — MSENFPKLEGILERTQEALLGFMDIITPVIENAKDDHERLYWHHIYEEEEHRLDRINVLLPKVKDVQTKELDPSQGEFIRLLQDVSLEKFGLHNFLEHLDLSLFQFKDTEHGDPIQKMRDMTSTDYQEIKGIMQDLNDKYDLTSLAASTPTDEKEGKADHLKIDMYTQSDSKASAQSIELGYKKKFTVGSLK, encoded by the coding sequence GTGAGCGAAAATTTTCCGAAGTTAGAAGGGATACTTGAAAGAACGCAAGAAGCGCTTTTAGGGTTTATGGATATCATAACTCCTGTCATTGAAAATGCAAAAGATGACCATGAGCGATTATATTGGCATCATATTTATGAAGAGGAAGAACACCGATTGGATCGAATTAATGTATTGCTTCCAAAAGTCAAAGATGTCCAAACAAAAGAGTTAGACCCTAGCCAAGGTGAATTTATTCGATTATTGCAAGATGTAAGTTTAGAAAAGTTCGGATTACATAATTTTTTAGAGCACCTTGATTTATCACTTTTTCAATTTAAAGATACAGAGCATGGCGACCCCATTCAAAAAATGAGAGATATGACATCGACAGATTATCAAGAAATAAAAGGAATCATGCAAGATTTAAATGATAAATATGATTTAACAAGCTTAGCTGCATCAACTCCGACAGATGAAAAAGAGGGCAAAGCAGACCATTTAAAAATTGATATGTATACACAATCAGACAGCAAAGCATCAGCACAATCAATAGAGCTTGGTTATAAAAAGAAGTTTACAGTAGGAAGTTTAAAATAA
- a CDS encoding HDOD domain-containing protein: MDVYVARQPILNKKQDVFGYELLYRSNNEQNMAMIDGDQATSEVIINGFFHIGYEELTEGKLCFINFTENLLKNEIPTFTNPEKVVIEILETVVLTKEIVDICKKLKAAGYKIALDDFILLEGNQFLHEILQIIDIVKVDIRNTSRAKQLQILHFLNKYNVVLLAEKVETREEYEQCLEDGYDYFQGYFFSKPVILTGQDVPFYNPVIMNVLHELSKREPDVDKVAQSIEHDVSLSYKLLKLINSPAFRTKSNIKSIKQAIVLLGLEEVKKWLFFLAVRESNKQHVPTEVIKMSFCRAKECELIAQMIGNQTEQSSYFLIGMFSLIESLLNSPMEKIVSQLPLDEEMKAALLGVQNKYKKVLDIVVSIEQAKWSEVDRLAVKLGLSPKTLFDIHSKSIVWTKDVFLEL; the protein is encoded by the coding sequence ATGGATGTATATGTAGCAAGGCAACCCATTTTAAATAAAAAACAAGATGTGTTTGGGTATGAATTATTGTACCGTAGCAATAATGAACAAAACATGGCCATGATTGATGGAGATCAAGCGACATCTGAAGTGATTATTAACGGATTTTTTCATATTGGATATGAGGAATTAACAGAAGGAAAACTATGCTTTATTAACTTCACTGAAAACTTATTGAAAAATGAAATACCTACATTTACAAATCCAGAAAAAGTTGTTATTGAAATATTAGAGACGGTCGTTTTGACAAAGGAAATTGTGGATATTTGTAAGAAGTTAAAAGCAGCTGGATATAAAATTGCACTTGATGATTTTATTTTATTAGAGGGAAACCAGTTCCTTCATGAAATCCTTCAAATTATTGATATTGTAAAAGTTGATATTCGAAATACGTCAAGGGCTAAACAGCTACAAATTTTACATTTCTTAAATAAATATAATGTCGTTTTGCTTGCTGAAAAAGTTGAAACAAGAGAAGAGTATGAGCAATGTCTTGAAGATGGGTATGATTATTTTCAAGGATACTTTTTCAGTAAACCCGTTATTTTAACAGGGCAAGATGTACCATTTTACAATCCCGTAATTATGAATGTATTACACGAGTTGTCCAAACGAGAACCAGATGTCGATAAAGTAGCACAATCAATTGAACATGACGTATCATTGTCATATAAATTATTAAAATTAATTAATTCCCCTGCTTTTCGAACAAAATCAAATATAAAATCGATTAAGCAAGCGATCGTTTTATTAGGGTTAGAGGAAGTGAAAAAATGGCTTTTCTTCCTTGCAGTTCGTGAATCCAATAAACAACATGTCCCAACGGAAGTTATTAAGATGAGTTTTTGCCGTGCAAAAGAATGTGAATTGATTGCACAAATGATTGGAAATCAAACTGAGCAATCTAGTTACTTTTTGATTGGGATGTTCTCTTTAATTGAAAGCTTATTAAATAGTCCAATGGAGAAAATTGTGTCGCAATTGCCATTAGATGAAGAGATGAAGGCGGCATTATTAGGTGTTCAAAATAAATATAAAAAAGTACTAGATATAGTCGTTTCTATCGAACAAGCCAAATGGAGTGAGGTGGATCGCCTAGCCGTAAAACTAGGGTTATCACCAAAAACATTATTTGATATTCATTCAAAGTCCATTGTTTGGACAAAAGATGTATTCTTAGAATTATAA
- a CDS encoding DUF4870 domain-containing protein, with product MEHETEKQSSSSLTPVQTDTPPSEKKKSVFGLEENIASFLCYLAAFVSGLIIFLLEKENKAVRFHALQSIIAFGALTILNIVVGQIPYVGWVLGSLINLVYFVLWVVLMYKAYNGEQYKLPFVGDIAEKQVNK from the coding sequence ATGGAACATGAAACTGAGAAACAATCATCCTCATCACTTACACCTGTACAAACAGACACACCACCATCTGAAAAGAAGAAATCTGTTTTTGGCTTAGAAGAAAACATAGCAAGCTTTCTATGTTATTTAGCTGCATTTGTATCAGGACTAATTATTTTTCTTCTTGAAAAGGAAAACAAAGCTGTTCGATTTCATGCGTTGCAATCCATAATTGCCTTTGGAGCTCTTACCATTCTAAACATTGTTGTTGGTCAGATTCCTTATGTTGGGTGGGTACTTGGTAGTCTCATTAACCTTGTTTATTTTGTTTTATGGGTCGTTCTCATGTACAAAGCTTATAATGGGGAACAATACAAACTACCTTTTGTTGGTGATATTGCAGAAAAGCAAGTTAACAAATAA
- the aguB gene encoding N-carbamoylputrescine amidase has product MRLVKVAATQMSCSCDIQENIEKAEKLVREAASQGAQIILLQELFETPYFCQKEKSTYYDYATELESNRAVTHFKAIAKELKVVLPISFYEKKNNARYNSLAVIDADGEILGKYRKSHIPDGPGYEEKFYFNPGDTGFQVWKTRYGKIGVGICWDQWYPESARCMTLMGAELLFFPTAIGSEPQDQAIDSKDHWQMCMLGHAAANLVPVIASNRIGVEEDDESKITFYGSSFIAGPQGNKMEEANRTDEAVLVTEFDLDELETQRIEWGIFRDRRPDLYKIITSYDGELIIK; this is encoded by the coding sequence GTGCGTCTAGTTAAAGTAGCAGCAACTCAAATGAGCTGTTCATGTGATATCCAGGAAAATATTGAAAAAGCAGAAAAGCTTGTTCGTGAAGCAGCAAGTCAAGGAGCTCAAATTATTTTATTACAAGAGCTTTTTGAAACACCTTATTTCTGTCAAAAAGAAAAATCAACCTATTATGATTATGCTACAGAGTTGGAAAGCAACAGGGCAGTGACCCATTTTAAAGCCATTGCAAAAGAATTAAAAGTAGTCTTACCGATTAGCTTTTATGAAAAGAAAAATAATGCACGATATAACTCACTTGCTGTCATTGATGCTGATGGTGAGATCCTTGGCAAATACCGGAAAAGTCATATTCCTGATGGTCCTGGGTATGAAGAAAAGTTTTACTTTAATCCAGGAGATACTGGATTTCAAGTGTGGAAAACGAGATATGGGAAAATTGGTGTAGGGATATGTTGGGACCAATGGTATCCTGAATCAGCAAGGTGTATGACGTTAATGGGTGCAGAGCTTCTCTTTTTCCCAACGGCGATTGGTTCAGAACCACAAGATCAAGCGATTGATTCTAAGGACCATTGGCAAATGTGTATGTTAGGACATGCTGCGGCAAACTTAGTTCCTGTGATTGCTTCTAATCGAATTGGTGTGGAAGAAGATGACGAGTCAAAAATTACGTTCTATGGTTCTTCCTTTATTGCTGGACCACAAGGAAATAAAATGGAAGAAGCCAATCGAACAGATGAAGCTGTATTGGTTACGGAATTTGATTTAGATGAGTTAGAAACCCAACGGATTGAATGGGGTATATTCCGAGACCGACGACCTGATTTATATAAAATTATCACTTCGTATGATGGAGAATTGATTATTAAGTAA
- a CDS encoding agmatine deiminase family protein — protein sequence MSVPKQLHYYMPAEWTSHERTLISWPVQQSMCFPNDYQTVTKGYEQLIRAMADFEPVTVLVNEEDLEKVQQLFSNVEAVDIVHIEHNDAWLRDNGPTFIVNDKGERAGINWIFNAWGEKYSPWDLDNNVAPSLLQYFGIKQFDAPIVMEGGSFHVDGEGTLLTTEECLLNPNRNPEMSREEIEQYLQDYLNIEKVIWLKHGLSGDETDGHVDNVACFAAPGKILIQVCNDPKDENYQITLENMEILKRATDAKGRKFDIIEIQQPPQQHHDESRLTLSYLNFYFVNGGIILPVFGGEAAATDEAAIAVLKQTFPDKEIRTIDGMAVIKEGGNVHCTTQQMIAGNE from the coding sequence ATGAGTGTTCCAAAACAATTACATTATTATATGCCTGCGGAATGGACTAGTCATGAACGAACGTTAATATCATGGCCTGTTCAACAGTCAATGTGTTTCCCAAATGACTATCAAACCGTAACAAAAGGTTATGAACAGCTTATACGAGCAATGGCAGATTTTGAACCTGTCACTGTCCTTGTAAATGAAGAAGATCTCGAAAAGGTTCAACAGTTGTTTTCAAATGTTGAAGCGGTAGACATTGTTCATATTGAACATAATGATGCCTGGCTCCGTGACAATGGACCAACTTTTATTGTAAATGATAAAGGCGAAAGGGCAGGAATAAACTGGATTTTCAATGCGTGGGGAGAAAAGTATTCACCATGGGATTTAGACAACAACGTTGCACCATCGTTATTACAATATTTTGGTATTAAGCAATTTGATGCACCAATTGTAATGGAAGGTGGTTCTTTTCACGTTGATGGCGAAGGGACATTATTGACAACTGAAGAATGCTTATTAAATCCGAATCGTAACCCAGAGATGTCAAGAGAAGAGATTGAACAGTATTTACAAGACTATCTTAACATTGAAAAAGTCATTTGGTTAAAACATGGGTTAAGTGGTGATGAAACAGATGGCCATGTTGATAACGTGGCATGCTTTGCTGCTCCAGGGAAAATACTGATTCAAGTTTGTAATGATCCTAAAGATGAAAATTATCAGATTACACTAGAAAACATGGAAATATTAAAGCGTGCAACAGATGCAAAGGGAAGGAAATTTGATATTATTGAGATACAACAGCCTCCACAACAACATCATGATGAAAGCCGGTTAACATTAAGCTACTTAAATTTTTATTTTGTAAATGGTGGCATCATACTACCTGTATTTGGAGGAGAGGCAGCAGCCACAGATGAAGCGGCGATAGCGGTGCTAAAACAAACATTTCCAGACAAAGAAATTCGTACAATAGATGGGATGGCCGTCATTAAAGAAGGTGGCAATGTACACTGTACAACCCAACAAATGATTGCCGGAAATGAATAA
- a CDS encoding DNA-3-methyladenine glycosylase: protein MDILSQSYYEQPTLQLAKSLLGKRLVKETEDGLASGWIVETEAYIGPHDQAAHSFGNRRTKRTEVMFGQPGYVYTYMMHTHCLVNVVSGKINQPEAILIRAVEPYEGIPLMGKRRPHIKREIEKTNGPGKLTKALGIDMSDYGRVFFDRPLYITEGKKVEAIKQGVRIGIPNSGEAKLYPWRFWVDKNPFVSK, encoded by the coding sequence TTGGATATATTATCACAGTCCTATTATGAACAACCAACATTACAATTGGCAAAGTCGCTTCTCGGAAAACGATTAGTTAAGGAAACCGAAGATGGTTTAGCTTCTGGCTGGATTGTGGAAACAGAAGCATATATCGGTCCTCATGATCAAGCTGCACATAGCTTTGGGAACCGTCGGACAAAAAGAACGGAAGTTATGTTTGGACAACCAGGTTATGTTTATACGTATATGATGCACACCCATTGTTTAGTGAATGTTGTAAGTGGTAAAATAAATCAACCAGAAGCCATATTAATTCGAGCAGTGGAGCCATACGAAGGGATACCTCTTATGGGTAAAAGAAGGCCCCACATAAAGAGAGAAATAGAAAAAACAAATGGTCCAGGAAAGCTTACAAAAGCATTAGGTATCGATATGTCTGATTACGGGCGAGTCTTTTTTGATCGACCTCTTTACATTACAGAAGGAAAAAAGGTTGAAGCAATAAAACAAGGAGTTAGAATAGGAATTCCAAATAGCGGAGAAGCGAAATTGTATCCATGGCGATTTTGGGTGGACAAGAACCCTTTTGTTTCCAAATAG
- a CDS encoding GNAT family N-acetyltransferase, which yields MIVRLATEQERELIQQYESVVQVEATNGYGDGSISNHTNWDYPCYICVNQNTIIGWIVLAKTKAAFTEEITGMIIELYVFPQYRKSGCGTLLMEYALAYFKQCGISKVQLNVFAGNPAKRLYEKLGFKDVSTLMEIKWMD from the coding sequence ATGATCGTAAGGCTAGCGACTGAACAAGAGCGGGAACTCATTCAACAGTATGAAAGCGTTGTTCAGGTGGAAGCGACGAATGGATACGGTGATGGCTCGATTTCAAACCATACAAACTGGGATTACCCTTGTTATATATGTGTAAATCAAAATACGATTATTGGTTGGATAGTTTTAGCGAAAACAAAAGCAGCGTTTACAGAAGAAATAACGGGCATGATAATAGAACTATATGTTTTTCCTCAATATCGAAAATCAGGTTGCGGGACGTTGTTAATGGAGTATGCACTCGCTTATTTTAAGCAGTGTGGGATTTCAAAAGTACAGTTAAACGTATTTGCAGGAAATCCAGCAAAACGGCTCTATGAGAAATTAGGTTTTAAAGACGTATCAACATTAATGGAAATTAAATGGATGGATTAG
- a CDS encoding DUF1287 domain-containing protein produces the protein MMKKRRWITLFIAVIFIALFSFSLFYKNGILLDYVGLHLENPFHSRLNVESTYSLADENQNGVPDPIDIVQSARKEVEQRTKYKSAYYAGGYPPENEGVCTDVIWRGLLGADINLKELMDEDISNAVDHYPRVQGQPDPNIDFRRVPNQYVYFTRHTESLTTELIPNDVENLKQWQPGDIVVFLEGYHHVGIISDKRAKDGTPYMIHNNPPFAAEVKLTSFSTPIAGHFRFSYEKGNPTN, from the coding sequence ATGATGAAAAAAAGACGCTGGATTACTTTGTTTATTGCCGTTATTTTTATTGCTTTATTTTCTTTTTCTCTTTTTTATAAAAATGGGATTCTCCTTGATTATGTCGGTTTACATCTTGAAAATCCTTTTCATTCTCGACTTAACGTAGAAAGCACATATTCACTTGCGGACGAAAACCAAAACGGGGTTCCAGATCCGATCGACATTGTCCAATCAGCGAGAAAAGAAGTTGAGCAACGAACAAAATACAAAAGTGCTTATTATGCTGGGGGTTATCCACCAGAAAATGAAGGAGTATGTACGGATGTCATTTGGCGTGGCTTACTAGGAGCTGACATTAACTTAAAGGAACTTATGGACGAAGATATATCTAATGCTGTTGATCATTATCCTCGTGTACAAGGACAACCTGACCCCAATATTGATTTCCGTCGAGTTCCTAATCAATATGTTTATTTCACTCGACACACTGAGTCATTAACAACAGAATTAATTCCAAATGATGTAGAAAATTTAAAACAGTGGCAACCAGGAGATATTGTCGTGTTCTTAGAAGGATATCATCATGTTGGAATTATATCCGATAAACGGGCAAAGGATGGCACGCCTTATATGATTCATAACAACCCTCCATTTGCAGCTGAAGTAAAACTAACTTCGTTTAGTACACCCATTGCTGGACATTTTCGTTTTTCTTATGAAAAAGGCAACCCAACTAATTGA
- a CDS encoding GGDEF domain-containing protein has translation MKKLLVKAFRSNHALEVLFSSLRWFFLLMSAIVFSTQLSDNTDTFTIVLFIALVAFGVVYMGLSDYCLYRKPENSSIYKIMTKGGPFFDYIAFLCLVALTGGHESPLFPISYLIILHVCVYWRYKGAMICAGLLIVGFTVIVLLQGFPTVLSSQISFYTKLIYLFLIGFLGGIIVSRERIHYEEKSEYESMAKQDYLTGLFNHRSFQEDLKKAQMNRQNSFLVLADIDHFKKVNDAFGHVMGDKVLRTIGQIIFETVPEENGKGYRYGGEEFAILLYVDDFELTDFYLRAIKNKIEKTVFQTDEGEFSVTMSFGCKQIKTELNRDIVECVDKLLYEAKQLGRNRIVYEHTICVEEATH, from the coding sequence ATGAAAAAATTGCTTGTCAAGGCATTCCGTTCAAATCATGCGTTAGAGGTGTTATTTTCGTCATTGCGTTGGTTTTTTTTACTAATGTCTGCCATCGTTTTTTCGACTCAACTGAGTGATAATACAGACACATTCACGATTGTCTTATTTATAGCTTTAGTCGCTTTCGGCGTTGTATACATGGGATTATCTGATTATTGTCTTTATCGTAAGCCTGAAAATTCCTCCATATATAAAATAATGACAAAAGGTGGCCCGTTTTTCGATTATATCGCGTTTTTATGTTTAGTGGCTTTAACTGGAGGTCATGAGAGTCCATTATTTCCGATTAGTTACTTAATTATTTTACATGTATGTGTTTATTGGAGATATAAAGGAGCTATGATTTGTGCTGGGCTGCTTATCGTCGGCTTTACGGTCATTGTTCTTTTACAAGGTTTTCCGACTGTATTATCAAGTCAAATTTCCTTTTACACGAAGCTGATTTACTTGTTTTTAATCGGATTTCTAGGTGGGATAATCGTATCTAGGGAACGAATACATTATGAAGAAAAATCTGAATATGAAAGCATGGCCAAACAAGATTATTTAACAGGTTTATTTAACCATCGTTCATTTCAAGAAGATTTAAAAAAAGCCCAAATGAACCGACAGAACAGCTTTCTTGTTTTAGCTGATATAGACCATTTTAAAAAAGTGAATGATGCATTTGGACATGTTATGGGTGATAAGGTGTTACGAACGATTGGGCAGATTATCTTCGAAACAGTGCCAGAGGAAAACGGTAAAGGTTATCGCTATGGAGGAGAAGAGTTTGCCATATTATTGTATGTAGATGATTTCGAACTCACAGATTTTTATTTAAGAGCAATAAAAAATAAGATTGAAAAAACGGTGTTTCAAACAGATGAAGGTGAATTTTCAGTAACGATGAGTTTTGGTTGTAAACAAATCAAAACAGAATTAAATCGTGATATTGTAGAGTGTGTTGATAAATTGCTGTATGAAGCCAAACAGCTGGGAAGAAATCGCATTGTTTATGAACATACAATATGTGTAGAAGAAGCAACCCACTAA
- a CDS encoding D-alanyl-D-alanine carboxypeptidase family protein, which translates to MVKWIIVVMIPILLILGYLYTETSVNTVEEANMVEEKVKDSEPEKNENLEEADQLQDKIKNEEEMEEVEKREEELLASAVEMPDSMLFEALALSNSGVSVYEKNDKTSVVIGTLDFGDHVFVIEQTEGWFKISTTDLEGWVSNTEMQEIPYDSSKKLEVKNPDDVLVLINKQYRLPRDYIPSNLVIPDIAFVYEDKAERNHLREEAAKALEQLFKDSYSNGIKLKALSGYRSFATQKHIFPNYVLREGFQWANQFSAFPGESEHQTGLAMDVTSESVGYQLTQDFGKTEEGKWVAENAHKYGFIIRYPEGLEDITGYTYEPWHLRFVGHKHAANIYELDITLEEYIEEYLN; encoded by the coding sequence ATGGTTAAATGGATAATCGTCGTGATGATTCCGATTTTATTAATCTTAGGTTATCTATATACAGAAACTTCTGTTAATACTGTAGAAGAGGCAAATATGGTTGAAGAAAAGGTTAAGGATTCAGAGCCTGAGAAAAATGAAAACTTAGAAGAAGCCGATCAACTTCAAGATAAAATAAAAAATGAAGAAGAGATGGAAGAAGTTGAGAAAAGGGAAGAAGAATTATTAGCATCCGCTGTTGAGATGCCAGATTCGATGCTATTTGAAGCATTAGCATTATCAAATTCTGGTGTATCCGTTTATGAAAAAAATGATAAAACATCGGTTGTCATTGGAACACTTGATTTTGGAGACCATGTATTTGTTATAGAGCAAACAGAAGGTTGGTTTAAGATATCAACAACTGATTTAGAGGGCTGGGTATCTAATACAGAGATGCAAGAAATCCCTTATGACTCGAGTAAAAAACTAGAAGTTAAAAATCCAGATGACGTACTCGTCCTTATAAACAAACAATACCGACTTCCTCGAGATTATATACCGAGCAACCTTGTCATTCCTGATATTGCTTTTGTTTATGAAGATAAAGCAGAAAGAAATCATTTACGAGAAGAAGCAGCTAAAGCATTAGAACAGCTGTTTAAAGATAGTTATAGCAATGGAATTAAGCTCAAAGCACTTTCAGGCTATCGAAGCTTTGCTACCCAAAAACATATTTTTCCGAACTATGTTTTACGAGAAGGATTCCAATGGGCTAATCAGTTTAGTGCTTTTCCAGGAGAAAGTGAGCACCAAACCGGATTAGCGATGGATGTCACAAGTGAAAGTGTCGGTTACCAACTCACTCAAGATTTTGGGAAGACGGAAGAAGGAAAATGGGTTGCAGAAAATGCACATAAATACGGATTCATCATTCGCTACCCAGAAGGCCTAGAGGATATAACAGGATATACGTATGAACCTTGGCACCTTCGCTTCGTAGGCCATAAACATGCCGCAAACATATATGAATTGGACATTACACTTGAAGAGTACATTGAAGAGTATCTGAATTAA